AAGAGTAAGTAAACGTTTAGGAATCTGTCGTTGGAAAGATTCTGTTTTGGAAGTGGAAAAAACGCTGATGAAAAAAGTTCCAAAAGAGGAATGGGGAGTTACACATCATCGTTTAATCTTTTTTGGCCGCTATCATTGCAAAGCCCAAAATCCACAATGTCCTAGCTGCCCGTTGTTAGAGCTGTGCAGAGAAGGAAGGAAGAGGATGAAGGGGAAGGTCGAAAATCATGGATAGCCAAAGCGATGTAGTCACTACCATTCGGAATGATTGGGAGCAAATAGAAAGACAGCTTGAAAAACTATTTTCTGAACGTGACCCCAAAAGCACTAAAGAATGGATGGAAAAAGGGATTATCTTATTTCTTCAATTCTTAATGGTCTCAAATGATTCTGTCTATATTAACCAAGGGTCAATACCCTACCAACAATTACAGTATAAGCCGGTAAATGCTGTAGAAAGGTTGGAGTTTATCCAATCAAGGCCAACGTTATTTCATTCGTATCGTCAGTTGTCTGAACTAATGGTAGAACAACAAAAGATTTATGCCAAGAAACTAATAAAAAAACGTCTAGGCCATTAGCCTAGACGTTTTTTTAGATTCATATTTATGGTTGACGGGATCCGGAACCTTGGCCACTTGAAGGGGTACCAGGGAGTGTAGCTGGAGGAGTGGTTCCTCCTTGGCCTCCACCATCTCCACCTTCATTTCCGTTGTTTCCTCCATTATTGTTACCATTCCCGTTACCATTCCCATTCCCGTTTCCATCGTTTCCATTGCCATTTCCTTCACCATTATTTCCATTGCCATTTCCTTGGTCAATTTCAGGATTAGGAACTTCAATCGTAGTAGATGCAGGATCACTCTTTTTATCTTCTACAATTGCGATAATTGAGAAGGTATATTTAGCACCTGGGGTTGCTGGTATCATTACTGATGTTTCTGTTTGAGTGTATTTCTTTTGAGCAGAACCATCATTGACAGTAATTTCGAATGTTACTGGCAAGTTTTTAGGATTGCTGTAATTCCAGGATAATGTAATATTTTTTGTCGTATCATCATATTTTGCAGATGCGTTTGTTGGCGCCTCAAGTTTAGTGTATTTTTGTGAAACCTTTTTTGGTGCATGCCCTTTTACCGCATATTCTGTAGTAATTTCACTATCTGGTGTAAATTCACTAGCAAGTACTGGCGGCATAGATCCTTTTTCAATTCTAACCTTTTGAACGCTACTTGGCATACTAAAATCAGGTGTTTCAATATCTTTTGAAACGTAAGCCATTAGATTTTTAAAGATGAGCTGTGCAATCCTTTGATTGTCTCCCACGGCTTTAATTGGTGTTGAGCGATCCTTGTATCCTGTCCAGATTGATGCGGTGTAATTAGTCGTATATCCAGTAAACCAGGCATCTGGTACGGAGCTACTACTTTTAATATTCCAACGTTGCATCTCTTCATCTGTATAATTTGTTGTTCCCGTTTTGCCGGCGATTGGGAGTCCTGGTACTTTCGCTCTAGTTCCTGTTCCAGGTGAAACGAGAACACTTTTTAACATGTCTGTAATCATAAAAGCGGTTGAATCCTTCATGACTAGCTTTGGTTTAGGTTCTGAGCTAATCATTGTACCATCACGCAATTTTATCTTCTTAATAGCATGTGGTTTAGTGTACATCCCATTATTTCCGAATGCACTATAGGCACCAGCCATTTCAAGAGGGGAGACACCTACAGTCTTTCCACCAAATCCTCCAATGGCATAGGATTCATAAATTTCTTTTAAAGGTATTCCAAGACCTAATGCAAAGTCCATTGCTTTATCTAATCCCACTTGTTGTAGTGCCTGGACGGCTGGGGTATTTCTTGATAATTGCAGGGCAGTTCTGATTGTCATTGGGCCTTTATACTTTTGGTCCCAGTTTCCAAACTTTTTACCAGTAGAATACGTTATTGGTTTATCCTCAATCATTTCATAGGTTCCCCAATTTAAATATTCAATCGCTGGACCGTAATCAAGGACTGGCTTGATTGTCGAACCTGGCTGACGCTTAGTATCGATCGCGTAGTTAAATCCGCGTTTTACTTGTTGATTCCGTCCGCCTCCAATTGCACGAATTTCTCCTGTTTTTGTATCTAAAAGGGCAATACCAGCTTGGAAATCGTCATCTGGGTAATTAATAATCCCTTCTTTTGAATTGAGTATTTTTTCTACATAATCTTGGGCATTCGTATCTAAAGTTGTATAAATAGTAAGACCATCAGTAAAAATATCAAAATCAGTCGATTCTTTTACTTCGTCAATAACTGCATCGACAAATGAATCATATGGATCTTTATCCACATTACGTTTTTCTGGTGGTAAAACGGTTGATGCAACAGAAACCTTTTTAGCCTCTTCCATTTGCTGCTTAGTAATATATCCATGCTGATGCATCAATGTTAGGACAATGTCCCGTCTCTTCTGTGCTAAGTCAGGATGGTTAAATGGATTATAGTTATTAGGACTTTGTGGCATACCTGCAATTTGTGCAGCTTCAGATAATGTTAAATCTTTTAATTCTTTGCCATAGTAAATTTTTGCAGCGGTAGCAATACCGTGACTGTTTTCAGAAACAAACACCTTATTTACATACATTTCAAAAATCTGGTGTTTTGTGTATTGCTGTTCAAGCTTATAAGATAGCCATGCTTCCTGGACTTTCCTCTTTAAAGTTTTTTCATGTGTTAAAAATGAGTTTTTAACTACCTGTTGGGTAATAGTACTACCACCTTCGGCACCAAACCCGTGTTGTAAGTTTGCTAAAACGGCTCCTCCAAGGCGAATAGGGTCAATACCGTGATGCTTGTAAAAGCGATAATCTTCAGTAGCTAAAATAGCATTTTCAACTTGCTTTGGTATGTCTTTATAGTTAACATACTCTCGTTTTACAGCACCAACTTCAGTAATCTGCTTTCCATCTTTATCTAAAATCTTAGAAGGGATTGGATCTTTTAATAGTTTTGGGTCAAGTTTGGGAGCATCTTTTACCAAATAAGCGAAAGTTCCCACTCCAGCAATAATACCTACGATGCCAAGTACAACAAGACTTAAAAATATTTTTTTGAAAAGTCCGCCAGACTTCTTCTTGGCTTTGGGTTTACCTTTGGATTGGAGTTGCTTTCGGCGCTCCTCTCTTGATTGATATTTTTCAGACATGTTTTGATTCCTTCCTTTCTAACTTGCACTTTTCCACTTGTAGAAAGCTACAGTCTTTCTATTACTTTAATATAGTCAATTCTAGGTTGAAATCCAAGTGGAATGCGATGACCTTTTTCTTCAATTTCTTCTTTCGTAATGGACTTTCTTCCACCGCTCATCATTCGTTCCCAATACATTAACAAATGTTTAGCCTCTAGCAGGTACACTTGTTCAAATTTGGTGAAACGAAGAATTACGAAACATATACCTCCATGTTCAATTACCTCTTCCATGTGCTGTATTTGATGCTGGTGGAAGTTTTTTAGTGGAAATGAGGTAGGGTTTTGAGTTTCCTTTGCTTCAAAATCAATATATTTCCCTTTATATACCCCATTATAGTCGGTTGTTGACGCAATCTTAAAATATGCTTCCTTAATAACAGCAGCACTTCGAGATGGATAATCAACTTGTACGATTTGAACAGGTGTAGGTTTTTTATGAATCACTGCAATTTTTCTAGCACGATAAAATTCATTCGTTTCGTTTAAATCTTCCTCTAGAGTCATTCCTCGATTACTGTAGGAACTATTTTTCATATTCTTAGTTTTTGATTCCGGTGGGTGATCCTTAGGTTTGTACCTTTTTCCATTAGGATAGTTAAAATTCATATATATGCACCTCTCAAGCTATTCCCTATCATACCAAATCTTAGAGTAATTGAGGTGTATAAAATATTCTTGTTAACACACTCTAATAATAATTGTACCGTGAATGTTATACATAATCATGATTCATTTTTCTTAGAAGAAGAAAATCCACAGAACTCTAACTCTATTAAAAATAAAAAGGAAGATGAACAATGAATATGAATCACCTAACGATACAGGAACAATCAATCATTCGTCAAATTCTAACTGAAACAAATAAAAAAAACGTGGATAATATTTCGAGAACAGATGCTTATTTTGCGTATTTTAAAAAAAACCCAGATATTATTTGGTCGTTTCTTGCAAGTATGGTATCAAGAAACGGAGGGTGGAATATGTGTGACCTAGAAGGTACGATATTCCCGCATCTTTTAGCGGATCATGTAAGAAAACAGCTTTTTCTAACATACGAGCGAGCAAATTGGCTTATCTTCCATGATGTTTATCCTCAATTATTGCTCTATCAATATTCGACGAAATTAAATCGACCAATGTTTCATTTACTACCTTATTTTTATGTTTCTTCCTTTATACAAAAAGAGTGGCAAAAATACTGGATAAATAATGATAAGGAAAGGCTCACCAGGGCTTTAATTATTAATGAACAAAATGTGATCCATACCCCAGTTATTGAGCATCCTGTATATAAGAAAAAGGTCTTCCAATCGATGGTTTTTTCCTTTCAAGACTGGCTTCATTTTAGTTGTGTCCTTTTTCCAACCTGCGGTGGAGAGGTCTATGGTGCTAGTGTAAATGGGTTTAAGTCACTTTCCAATCGAATCAATTTAGGCAAGAGATTAGCAAATATTCTTTTTCATCCTAGATTGTTTCCATATTTTTTTGAGTTTGCGGAGAAAACGCCACATACAGGATCAAGATATGACTATGAACAATATTTTAAAAGCAAGGCAGTTAGAAGAACACCCATACTTCGAGCTATTTTTCCGGTTATTGACCATCATCAGCGGACATACTCTGACTGGAGTGTAGAAAGACGGGTTTCACCTGTTTGGTTATACTTTCCTGCCCGACATCGTCATCCTATTCATCTTACGGATTGGTACTTTAAAAAATCTCACCAACTTCAATTAATGCTCTCATTACACCAAGTATTACAATTAAATAAATGGAAGTAGAAAAAGCAAGGGTCCCCTTGCTTTTTTCTTTTACCTATTCTGCTGGTCGATTAGGGCCTTCAAGCTTTTTGTCACCATAGCCTGTTCTTTTTGCTTCTTGAGATTGTGGTTGTTTATTCGTTTGGTTTTTCTTTTTTGCCATTTTAAAAACACCTCCTGTATTAGCTTGTGCGGTTTTTTATTTTTCATTCGAATTTAAAAGTTGTCGAAATGAATAGACTAGAGTGCTGGATTGCCACTTTCTTTGACGAATTGCTTCTAGTTTTGTCATGCGTGAAGGAAGCTTAAAAAAGAAGGAGAATTATACCAAGAAGAATAACGCGAGGAGGAATTTATTTATGAATAAGCCACGGTCCGAAAAGGAAAAATTGCTTACTATGCTGACAGAAATATACGATCAATTAGAAGAATTGGAATCTGTTCTTGAGGCATCATTCTCCGACCTTCGCTCCAATTTAAACCGGCAAGAACAGGAAAAATTAACTAAACCTATGCAAAAACTTACAGTGATAGAAAATAAATTAGAAGACCAAAATGGTTTACAGATGGAGACAGATGTGTACGGGGAAAAGAACAACCCAGTAGCAACACCTTTAAAACTTGAATTAGGGTTCTAAATACAGCTAAAAATGATCATATATGCTAAAGTAGCAATAGGAATCTGCTACTTTTTTATTTTGTTGTAGAAAGGAATAACAATGTTAGAAGAAATTGAACATTTAACAGAACAACTCTTAAGATATAACCAATTATTTATGAAATACTATCAAGAAGGAAGGGAAACAGGAGTTAATTATGATTTTCACGATGTAATTAAACCATTCTCTGACCAAGTAAGATCTATTAATGGTGAATGGAAGAAGGCAATGAAAAACTGGCTGGCCCTTTCTAATCATAAGCATCTCCATTTAAAGCGTATCGATACAACTTCAGAACATATAGAACAATTATCTATTCAAGCCTTTTTTCCTGAAACTAGTAGAACTAGATTTTTAAATGCTCATCGAACGGTAGAATTTTTCTTGCAGGAAGTATTGAAGGAAGTAAATAAAGAGAAAAGAGATGCTTAGGCATCTCTTTGATTGGTATTATGAATTTTCGATGAGGGAGTTTTCGCTTTCAGTCTCAGGTATTTCCGCACCTTGATTTTCAAGTTCACGGACAAGAAGGCGATATTCTTTAATGGTAATTTCGTTATGAATATACGCTTTCTTAGCAAAATCCATTAATGCATTAACGTCATCTGTTTGATAGTCCCGACTTTGATTAAATCTGCTTTTTAATTCATGAATGTCCATGTTAGCTCCTCCTTCATCCTTTTTCTTATCGTAACACGAAAAGAAAGGATTCCTAGTTTTTAAAATATTTAAACTTTAGACAAAATTCCTCTTAATTAGACAATGTCCCTTCCAATAAAATAATCACCTTTCCATCATATCTTCATAAACTGTGTAATAGAGAAAGTCACAGAGGAGATGTTTGCCCATGATTGGTGGAAATAGACCAAATCAATTCTTTAATTATGGATACTCGGGGCAAATGATGCACCAAGGTCCGTTAAGTACTCAATTGTATCAACCAACTATGCATCGAAATCAGCCATATCCTTACCAAACCCAAACCCAACTTCAAAATTATGAATGGAATCCTTATCAACAACAAAATTCATACTATTCACAAGCTTATCAGCCATATAATCAAAACTATCAACCAGGCTATGTGCCACAAAATGCGCCATACCAGAATCAACCAAATTCCCAAAAGGATTCGCAATTTCTTTTCCAAAATCCGTTGCAGCCAAAGGAGGAACCGAATCTTCCCCAATCTTACATGCCGATGACAGGTTATCCGATGATGAATCCTTATCCAAAATCAAATATGATTCCTAAACAACCTGGAGGAGTGCAATCATTATTAAATTCGTTTAAGTCACAAGATGGATCAGTAGATTTTACGAAGATGGTTAACACGGCAGGACAAATGATGAATGCGGTAAATCAAGTATCATCGCTTGTAAAAGGATTTGGTGGTATATTTAAAGTATAGGCTGTGTTAAATAACAGTGTTGATTGGAGCGGAAGGCACGAAGACTCCTGTGGGAGTATGGTTCAGGAGAGACCCCGCAGGCGCTTTTCTCCGTGGAGGCTCGCCGAAACACCCACGGAAAGCGAAGTGCCTGGAGCGGAAATCAATAGAAGATTTTAACAGAGCCAAAGTATAAGGGAAGAGGCTGACTCAAGTGAGTCAGCCTCATTTTGTTTTTATGTTATTAATCTTCGATGTCAATTAATTTCCCTTTTTCCTGAGGAATTCTAATTTGAAGTAAGCCGTCCCTATAGGAGGCTTTTACCATTTTTTCGTTGATTGTATGGGGGAGTGTTATGGTCCGTGACGATTGATGTCGAGTAAATCTTTGGCGGAATGTTTTATTTATATCGTCTTCCTCTGTTTCTAGCTCTTTATTCTCAACTGAAATGGTTACATAATTCCCCGAAATATTCAAATGGATTTGCTCCTTTTTTACCCCAGGAAGTTCAGCTGTAATAAGATAATCATTTCCTGTTTCAACTGTTTCTACATGAAAACCAGATCCAACTGGAAAAGGAGTTTTAAAGAAATCATCGATCGATTGTAAAAATCCCCTTACTGGTTTTTCAGTGAAGAAATCATTCATTGATTTAAATAATTCACGAAATGGCTCTGGCAATGGTTTCTTCCCGTTATTATGATCCTCCGGCGGCATAGATGTCATGATGGTTCCTCCTCTTTCCAATAATTCACTTCCTATAATATGCAGTTAAAACTAGGGAGGTGCCGCCATAATATTGTTATAAAAATTTGAACGATTTTTTACAACCTGAATTTCTGTGATATATATCACATTAATAATGTGTGATTGTTTGTATGCTATGCAGTAGTTTAAGGAAAGTGAGGAAATGTTTATGTTCTGTTATCAATGTGAGCAAACCCCAACAGGTGGGTGTAAGGTTATTGGAGTATGTGGGAAAGATGAAACGATTTCAAGTTTACAAGATACAATTATTTTTGGATTGAAGGGAATTGCGGCCTATCGCACACATGCTAATCAACTGGGATATACAGATTCCTTTGTAGATGCAACAACACACGAAGCATTATATCTTACATTAACCAATTCTAACTTTAATGTGCAGGAACATATCGATATGGCTATGAAAGTAGGTCAGGCAGCTGTTCGAGTAATGGGGATGCTTGATGAAGCACATACAAAACGTTTAGGTATACCTGAACCAATCCGAGTCAGCCAAAATAAAATAGAAGGCAAGTGCATTGTTGTTACTGGACATAATCTTTTTGCATTAGAAGAATTGCTTAAACAAACGGAAGGAAAGGGTATAAATATTTATACTCACTCTGAAATGCTGCCTGCACATGGTTATCCGGCATTAAAGAAATTTGCTCATTTAAAAGGAAATATCGGTAAAGCTTGGTATGATCAGCGTCGTCTGTTTGAAACCTTTCCAGGCGCAATTTTAGCAACAACTAACTGTGTAATGCCCATTAAAGGGTCCTATGCGGATAGAATGTTTACATACGAAGTGGCAGGTCTAGAAAACGTAGAAAAAATTGTGAACGATGATTTTTCTCCATTAATTGAAAGAGCATTAGAGCTACCTGAAGCAGCCATTGAATCTAGTGAAACACTATTAACTGGCTTTCATCATGAAACGGTTCTTGGCTTAGCACCTGAAGTAATAGAAGCAGTAAAAGCTGGTAAAATTAAGCGTTTCTTTGTCATTGCTGGCTGTGATGCACCAGGGCATGGTGGGGAGTATTATCGAGAACTTGCAACTTCATTGCCACCTGAAACAGTTATTTTAACCACTTCTTGTGGAAAATTCCGCTTTAATGACGTAGACTATGGCGTTGTTCCTGGGACAAATATTCCACGATACATCGATCTCGGACAATGTAACAATTCTGGCTCTACTGTAAAGATTGCGATAGCATTGGCTGATGCCTTTGAATGTGATGTTAATAAACTTCCAGTAAGCATTGTCTTATCATGGTTTGAGCAAAAAGCAGTTGCCATTTTGTTAGGGCTCTTTAGTTTAGGTATCAAAGATATACGAATTGGACCTAAACCGCCTGAATTTATTTCTGAAGGAGTTTTACAAGTTCTCCAAGAAACATTTAATTTAAAATTGATTAATACAGCAAAAGAAGATATGGAAGAAATGCTTCAGCTATCAGTGAAATAACAAAAAACCCGTCAGAAATGGCGGGTTTCTACAATTAAATTAAGTGTATTTCTTCCATAAGAATTTCTATATCAACGATCATATTACCTTCGTCATCTACTTCGATTAATTCATCCTTTTTCATTTTTGTAAGGGTGCGGCTAATTGTTTCGCGTGTGGTACCAATCATATTAGCCAAATCTTTGTTGGTGAATTCTGATTTTAAAAGAATTGTTCCATCGCCTTGGTCTTGACCATGCTTTTGTGCAAGTCTAATGATTAACTTGATGATCTGTTCATATGTGTTATTAAGGATTTGTTCTTCTAACCGATTCTGTAAATCTACAATTTTTTCACCCAGCACTTTAAATACTTTAATACACAACTCAGGATTTTCGATTAGTACTGCTTCGAATTTTGAAATAGGGACAGCAACCAGCGTAGACGGCTCAAGAACTTCCGCATAGGCAGGATAATCTCCTTTTCTGAAAAAGCCTACATGCGGAAACATCTCACCTTTTTTGGCTATTGCAACAATTTGTTCTTTCCCGTTAATATCACTTTTGTAAATTTTAATTCTACCATCATAAATAAAATAGACATTTTCAAGTGGGTCCCCTTGTAGGAAAACATGACTCTGTTTTTTCCAATCTCGGGCAATGGCGATATCAGTTATCTTGGTTAATTCCATATCATTTAATTCTTTAAAGAGGGAGAACTCAGAAAGAACCTTCTTAATAGCTTCTATTTTCATACAATCACCTACATGTTTTTTCAGATACCTTCTATTGTAACAAAAATTCCATCAATAGTTTATTTTTATGATATACTTTTTTTACGAACGTTCATTCGCTGAAATAGAAATAACGAGGTGAATAGCATGTATAGTAAGAAAAACCTTCAAGAAATGTTAGTAGAATTGAAGCTAAAGGAAGATTTTAAAGAAAATATTGTTACATGGCATACTATTCCGGAAAAGCAAGCACAGTCTGTTCCACTTCCAGATGAATTGCATCCGGTGTTAATACAATCACTTAAAACGAAAGGGATCGAGCAGCTTTATACTCATCAAAAATCAGCTTATGAAAAAACAATGACAGGGAGCAGTATTGTCGCCGTTACTCCAACAGCATCTGGTAAAACTCTATGCTATAACCTGCCTGTCTTGCAAACGATCCTACAAAACTCCAATTCAAGAGCATTATATATTTTTCCTACTAAAGCACTCGCGCAGGACCAAAAAAGTGAAATTAATGAAATTATTCAAGCAGCCGGTGTAAATATAAATAGTTATACGTATGATGGCGATACACCTGCTAATATTCGTCAAAGGGTGAGACAGGCTGGACATGTAGTAATTACAAATCCTGATATGCTTCATTCTGCCATACTTCCACATCATACAAAATGGGTTTCACTTTTTGAAAACTTGAAATATATCGTCATTGATGAACTCCACACGTATCGGGGGGTGTTTGGAAGCCATGTGGCCAATGTAATTAGAAGGTTGAAGAGAATTTGCCGATACTATGGAAGTAGTCCGGTGTTTATTTGTACCTCTGCAACCATTGCAAACCCTTTAGAACTTGCGGAA
The window above is part of the Bacillus sp. SORGH_AS_0510 genome. Proteins encoded here:
- a CDS encoding YpoC family protein, translated to MDSQSDVVTTIRNDWEQIERQLEKLFSERDPKSTKEWMEKGIILFLQFLMVSNDSVYINQGSIPYQQLQYKPVNAVERLEFIQSRPTLFHSYRQLSELMVEQQKIYAKKLIKKRLGH
- a CDS encoding PBP1A family penicillin-binding protein; its protein translation is MSEKYQSREERRKQLQSKGKPKAKKKSGGLFKKIFLSLVVLGIVGIIAGVGTFAYLVKDAPKLDPKLLKDPIPSKILDKDGKQITEVGAVKREYVNYKDIPKQVENAILATEDYRFYKHHGIDPIRLGGAVLANLQHGFGAEGGSTITQQVVKNSFLTHEKTLKRKVQEAWLSYKLEQQYTKHQIFEMYVNKVFVSENSHGIATAAKIYYGKELKDLTLSEAAQIAGMPQSPNNYNPFNHPDLAQKRRDIVLTLMHQHGYITKQQMEEAKKVSVASTVLPPEKRNVDKDPYDSFVDAVIDEVKESTDFDIFTDGLTIYTTLDTNAQDYVEKILNSKEGIINYPDDDFQAGIALLDTKTGEIRAIGGGRNQQVKRGFNYAIDTKRQPGSTIKPVLDYGPAIEYLNWGTYEMIEDKPITYSTGKKFGNWDQKYKGPMTIRTALQLSRNTPAVQALQQVGLDKAMDFALGLGIPLKEIYESYAIGGFGGKTVGVSPLEMAGAYSAFGNNGMYTKPHAIKKIKLRDGTMISSEPKPKLVMKDSTAFMITDMLKSVLVSPGTGTRAKVPGLPIAGKTGTTNYTDEEMQRWNIKSSSSVPDAWFTGYTTNYTASIWTGYKDRSTPIKAVGDNQRIAQLIFKNLMAYVSKDIETPDFSMPSSVQKVRIEKGSMPPVLASEFTPDSEITTEYAVKGHAPKKVSQKYTKLEAPTNASAKYDDTTKNITLSWNYSNPKNLPVTFEITVNDGSAQKKYTQTETSVMIPATPGAKYTFSIIAIVEDKKSDPASTTIEVPNPEIDQGNGNGNNGEGNGNGNDGNGNGNGNGNGNNNGGNNGNEGGDGGGQGGTTPPATLPGTPSSGQGSGSRQP
- the recU gene encoding Holliday junction resolvase RecU, translated to MNFNYPNGKRYKPKDHPPESKTKNMKNSSYSNRGMTLEEDLNETNEFYRARKIAVIHKKPTPVQIVQVDYPSRSAAVIKEAYFKIASTTDYNGVYKGKYIDFEAKETQNPTSFPLKNFHQHQIQHMEEVIEHGGICFVILRFTKFEQVYLLEAKHLLMYWERMMSGGRKSITKEEIEEKGHRIPLGFQPRIDYIKVIERL
- a CDS encoding DUF2515 family protein, translated to MNMNHLTIQEQSIIRQILTETNKKNVDNISRTDAYFAYFKKNPDIIWSFLASMVSRNGGWNMCDLEGTIFPHLLADHVRKQLFLTYERANWLIFHDVYPQLLLYQYSTKLNRPMFHLLPYFYVSSFIQKEWQKYWINNDKERLTRALIINEQNVIHTPVIEHPVYKKKVFQSMVFSFQDWLHFSCVLFPTCGGEVYGASVNGFKSLSNRINLGKRLANILFHPRLFPYFFEFAEKTPHTGSRYDYEQYFKSKAVRRTPILRAIFPVIDHHQRTYSDWSVERRVSPVWLYFPARHRHPIHLTDWYFKKSHQLQLMLSLHQVLQLNKWK
- a CDS encoding DUF1798 family protein, with protein sequence MLEEIEHLTEQLLRYNQLFMKYYQEGRETGVNYDFHDVIKPFSDQVRSINGEWKKAMKNWLALSNHKHLHLKRIDTTSEHIEQLSIQAFFPETSRTRFLNAHRTVEFFLQEVLKEVNKEKRDA
- the yppF gene encoding YppF family protein produces the protein MDIHELKSRFNQSRDYQTDDVNALMDFAKKAYIHNEITIKEYRLLVRELENQGAEIPETESENSLIENS
- a CDS encoding YppG family protein; the protein is MIGGNRPNQFFNYGYSGQMMHQGPLSTQLYQPTMHRNQPYPYQTQTQLQNYEWNPYQQQNSYYSQAYQPYNQNYQPGYVPQNAPYQNQPNSQKDSQFLFQNPLQPKEEPNLPQSYMPMTGYPMMNPYPKSNMIPKQPGGVQSLLNSFKSQDGSVDFTKMVNTAGQMMNAVNQVSSLVKGFGGIFKV
- a CDS encoding Hsp20/alpha crystallin family protein, coding for MTSMPPEDHNNGKKPLPEPFRELFKSMNDFFTEKPVRGFLQSIDDFFKTPFPVGSGFHVETVETGNDYLITAELPGVKKEQIHLNISGNYVTISVENKELETEEDDINKTFRQRFTRHQSSRTITLPHTINEKMVKASYRDGLLQIRIPQEKGKLIDIED
- the hcp gene encoding hydroxylamine reductase, with protein sequence MFMFCYQCEQTPTGGCKVIGVCGKDETISSLQDTIIFGLKGIAAYRTHANQLGYTDSFVDATTHEALYLTLTNSNFNVQEHIDMAMKVGQAAVRVMGMLDEAHTKRLGIPEPIRVSQNKIEGKCIVVTGHNLFALEELLKQTEGKGINIYTHSEMLPAHGYPALKKFAHLKGNIGKAWYDQRRLFETFPGAILATTNCVMPIKGSYADRMFTYEVAGLENVEKIVNDDFSPLIERALELPEAAIESSETLLTGFHHETVLGLAPEVIEAVKAGKIKRFFVIAGCDAPGHGGEYYRELATSLPPETVILTTSCGKFRFNDVDYGVVPGTNIPRYIDLGQCNNSGSTVKIAIALADAFECDVNKLPVSIVLSWFEQKAVAILLGLFSLGIKDIRIGPKPPEFISEGVLQVLQETFNLKLINTAKEDMEEMLQLSVK
- a CDS encoding Crp/Fnr family transcriptional regulator, with translation MKIEAIKKVLSEFSLFKELNDMELTKITDIAIARDWKKQSHVFLQGDPLENVYFIYDGRIKIYKSDINGKEQIVAIAKKGEMFPHVGFFRKGDYPAYAEVLEPSTLVAVPISKFEAVLIENPELCIKVFKVLGEKIVDLQNRLEEQILNNTYEQIIKLIIRLAQKHGQDQGDGTILLKSEFTNKDLANMIGTTRETISRTLTKMKKDELIEVDDEGNMIVDIEILMEEIHLI